GCACTATGATGTTTGGTCGTTTTACTGAAAGAGCACAAAAAGTACTTGCTTTATCACAGGAAGAAGCTGTCAGACTTGGTCACAGCAATATAGGAACAGAACATATTCTACTTGGTCTGATCCGCGAAGGTGACGGGATCGCTGCTAAAGCACTGCAGTCCATAGGTCTTGAAACCGAAAAAATCCAGGAAGAAGTAGAGAAGCTGATTGGCAAAGGGAAGCAGCCTATGCAGACGATTCATTACACACCACGAGCCAAGAAGGTTGTTGAACTCTCACAGGACGAGGCGAGAAAACTGGGTCATTCTTACGTTGGAACAGAGCATATATTACTTGGGTTAATTCGCGAAGGTGAAGGGGTTGCAGCCCGGGTGCTCAACAATCTGGGTGTCAGCTTGAATAAAGCCAGACAACAGGTATTACAGCTTCTCGGCAGCAACGAATCGACTGCAGGACGCCAGGGCCGCGGACAGTCAACAGGCACTGCAAACACGCCAACACTCGATTCCCTTGCGCGTGATTTAACCGAAAGTGCAAAAGAAGGCGATGTTGACCCCGTGATCGGCAGAAGTAAAGAGATTGAACGGGTTATCGAAGTGCTCAGCCGCCGTACGAAAAACAACCCTGTTTTGATTGGTGAGCCAGGTGTCGGTAAAACAGCCGTAGCAGAGGGGCTGGCCCAGCAGATCGTTAACAATGAAATTCCGGAGACACTCAGAAACAAACGTGTTATGACACTTGATATGGGTACCGTTGTAGCAGGGACGAAATACAGGGGTGAATTTGAAGACAGATTGAAAAAAGTCATGGAGGAGATTCGTCAAGCCGGCAATATTATCATATTCATCGATGAGCTTCATACGCTGATCGGAGCTGGTGGGGCTGAAGGGGCGATTGATGCCTCTAACATCCTTAAACCATCGCTTGCTCGTGGTGAACTTCAGTGTATTGGGGCCACTACCCTTGATGAATACCGCAAGTATATTGAAAAGGATGCGGCCTTGGAACGGCGTTTTCAGCCCGTCCAAGTGGATGAACCTACCCTTGACGAAACTGTCCAGATTTTAAAAGGGTTGCGCGATCGTTATGAAGCCCATCACAGAGTCACCATTACAGATGAAGCGATTGAAGCAGCTGCTCAGTTGTCTGACCGTTATATCAACGATCGTTTTCTCCCAGATAAAGCAATTGATCTCATTGATGAAGCTGGTTCAAAGGTTCGTTTACGCTCATACACGATTCCACCTAATCTCAAGGAGCTGGAACAGAAGCTAGAGAATGTTCGTAAAGAAAAGGACGCTGCTGTGCAAAGTCAGGAGTTTGAAACAGCAGCTTCACTCAGAGATTCTGAACAAAAACTCCGTGAAGAATTGGATAAAACCAAAAATGATTGGAAAGAAAAGCAAGGTAAAACCGATACAAAAGTGGTCATGGAGGACATTGCTGCGGTCGTTTCAACATGGACCGGCGTCCCAGTGGTTAAATTGACCAAACAGGAAAGTGAACGACTCCTGAATATGGAGGAAATCTTGCATAGCAGGGTTATTGGTCAGTCAGAAGCGGTTAACGCTGTATCAAAGGCCATTCGCAGAGCTCGTGCAGGTCTTAAGGATCCTAAACGTCCGATTGGATCATTTATATTCCTAGGCCCTACTGGTGTTGGTAAAACTGAATTGGCCCGCGCCCTTGCTGAAGCAATGTTTGAGGACGAGGATTCGATGATACGTATTGACATGTCCGAATATATGGAGAAACACTCGACTTCCAGGCTCGTGGGTTCACCTCCTGGATATGTGGGACATGAAGATGGCGGTCAATTAACTGAAAAAGTCCGGACAAATCCATATTCTGTTATATTGCTCGATGAAATTGAGAAAGCACACCCTGAAGTGTTTAACATCCTACTCCAAGTTCTGGAAGATGGGCGTTTAACTGATTCCAAGGGTCGGGTTGTTGATTTTCGCAATACCGTTTTGATCATGACCTCTAACGTCGGAGCCGACCAGCTGAGAACAAATAAATACGTTGGTTTCACGCTGGAAGAGGAAGGTCAGGAATACAAAGACATGAAAGATAAAGTCATCAGCGAACTTAAAAAGGCATTCAGACCAGAATTCCTAAACCGGATAGATGAAACAATTGTCTTCCATTCGCTTGAGGAAAAGCATATGACGAAGATCGTGTCACTTATGGTTAACCAGCTACAGAAACGTCTGAAGGACCAAGAGATTGAATTCACTCTGACTGATAAGGCACTTGAAAAAATCGCCAAAGACGGTTTTGAACCTGAATACGGTGCACGTCCACTCCGTCGTTCCATTCAGAAAAACGTCGAGGATTTACTTTCAGAAGAGTTGCTGAAGGAAACCATCTCTAAAAACGAAAAGGTTAAAATTGGTCTCAACAACAAAGGTGAATTTATAGTTCTGCCGAAATAAATCTTGAATGCAATCGGAAGCCTCTATCACAGGGGGCTTCCAATTTTTCCATTAGGAGCAATAAATGTGGCACAAGTATGTAAATTGGATTTAAATGATAAATGACTGTAACTTTTGTGTTATGTCAATCGTACAACATACAGGGTATAATAAAGGTGGGGAAAATCATTGGCGAGAAAGAAAACAAAGTATGTATGCCAGGATTGTGGCTATGAGTCAGCGAAGTGGATGGGGAAATGCCCTGGTTGCGGTAATTGGAATACACTGGTGGAAGAAGTGGATTCAGCATCGTTAAAAGGTCGCCATCATCTTGGTGTTAGCCAACAGGCTGTAAGCCAGCCAGAAAAAATAACAGCAATTGAGTCGCGAAAAGAACCACGAGTTACGACAGAAATGAAAGAGTTCAACAGAGTTCTCGGTGGAGGGATTGTGCCTGGGTCCCTTGTATTGATCGGCGGTGATCCAGGTATCGGCAAATCGACTTTGCTTTTGCAGATATCAGCTCAGCTTGCTGATCAAAACCTCTCTGTTCTATACATTTCTGGCGAGGAATCTACCCAGCAGACAAAATTACGGGCAGATCGCTTGAACATTAAATCTGAGGGACTTTATGTTCTTGCTGAAACAAATTTGTTCAACATCGCGAAACATATTGAACAAATTAAGCCTGATTTTGTAGTGATCGACTCCATTCAAACCATTTATCGGGAAGAAATCACAAGCGCGCCGGGAAGTGTTTCTCAGGTCAGAGAATCTACCAGTGAATTGATGAAAATCGCTAAAACAAACGGCATACCCATCTTTATTGTTGGTCATGTCACCAAAGAAGGTGCCATTGCAGGGCCGCGTATGCTCGAGCATATGGTAGATGCTGTCTTGTATTTTGAAGGGGAGCGACACCATGCGTACCGGATTTTACGCAGTGTGAAGAACCGTTTCGGCAGTACACATGAAATGGGTATTTTTGAAATGAAAGAGTTGGGTCTTAGAGAGGTCTTAAACCCATCTGAAATCTTTTTGGAAGAGCGCTCACAGGGAGCAGCCGGTTCAACAGTTGTGGCATCAATGGAAGGCACGAGGCCAGTACTTGTCGAAATACAGGCGCTTGTATCTCCATCGAGTTTTGGGAACCCGCGCCGTATGGCCACTGGGGTCGATCATAGCCGTGTTCCATTGTTAATGGCTGTGTTGGAAAAACGTGTCGGCCTCATGCTGCAGAACCAAGATGCCTACATTAAAGTGGCCGGAGGGGTCAAACTGGACGAACCCGCGATTGACTTAGCCATTGCAATCAGCATTGCATCCAGTTTCAGAGATCAGGCCACTCTTCCTGAAGATATTTTTATCGGAGAAGTCGGTTTAACCGGCGAAATCAGACGTGTATCCCGAATTGAGCAACGGGTGCAGGAAGCAGCTAAGCTTGGTTTCCAGCGCGTCATTTGTCCAAACCGTAATCTTGAGGGATGGACCCCGCCAGCAGGGATAAAAATAGTTGGTGTTAACACAGTTCAAGAGGCCATGGAGATAGGACTTGCGCGATGATTGTCGAAACATGACGTAAATTATATTGACATCGATGTGTTTTATATGGTATGATCATCTGTTAATCATTTGACTGATAATTTTGGTTGTGCTATGATTTGCTTACTGTTGAACAATAGTTTGCAGTATAATGGGTTATTTTTACTTTAATTAGGTAATAATAACGGATAGGAGGTGACAGTGGTGCTTAAAAAAATCGTTCACTTGTTTTTCATCATTACAGGCGGAACCGTCGGCTATTTGTATATCCCTGATATCATCAATTTATTTAATTTGACGGAAACTGCATGGGTAACATCGCCCTACTTCGGATCTGTCGCAGGCGCCATTATTTTGTTTTTAATTTCTTATTGGTTGGCAGACTATGTTGTCGGCTTCTTAAGATGGATTGAAGATGGTTTGATTAAACTGCCGGCCGGTGATTTGTTTTTTGGAAGTGTTGGATTGATCGTCGGGCTTGTCGTGGCCTATTTGGCTACAATTCCACTTCTGGACATCGGAAATCAGTTAGTCTCAAAGGTTTTACCGTTGTTTTTAACCATCGTCCTGGGGTATTTGGGTTTCCAGGTCGGGTTCCGCCGGCGTGAGGAATTCGTC
This sequence is a window from Lentibacillus sp. JNUCC-1. Protein-coding genes within it:
- the radA gene encoding DNA repair protein RadA — translated: MARKKTKYVCQDCGYESAKWMGKCPGCGNWNTLVEEVDSASLKGRHHLGVSQQAVSQPEKITAIESRKEPRVTTEMKEFNRVLGGGIVPGSLVLIGGDPGIGKSTLLLQISAQLADQNLSVLYISGEESTQQTKLRADRLNIKSEGLYVLAETNLFNIAKHIEQIKPDFVVIDSIQTIYREEITSAPGSVSQVRESTSELMKIAKTNGIPIFIVGHVTKEGAIAGPRMLEHMVDAVLYFEGERHHAYRILRSVKNRFGSTHEMGIFEMKELGLREVLNPSEIFLEERSQGAAGSTVVASMEGTRPVLVEIQALVSPSSFGNPRRMATGVDHSRVPLLMAVLEKRVGLMLQNQDAYIKVAGGVKLDEPAIDLAIAISIASSFRDQATLPEDIFIGEVGLTGEIRRVSRIEQRVQEAAKLGFQRVICPNRNLEGWTPPAGIKIVGVNTVQEAMEIGLAR
- the clpC gene encoding ATP-dependent protease ATP-binding subunit ClpC, with translation MMFGRFTERAQKVLALSQEEAVRLGHSNIGTEHILLGLIREGDGIAAKALQSIGLETEKIQEEVEKLIGKGKQPMQTIHYTPRAKKVVELSQDEARKLGHSYVGTEHILLGLIREGEGVAARVLNNLGVSLNKARQQVLQLLGSNESTAGRQGRGQSTGTANTPTLDSLARDLTESAKEGDVDPVIGRSKEIERVIEVLSRRTKNNPVLIGEPGVGKTAVAEGLAQQIVNNEIPETLRNKRVMTLDMGTVVAGTKYRGEFEDRLKKVMEEIRQAGNIIIFIDELHTLIGAGGAEGAIDASNILKPSLARGELQCIGATTLDEYRKYIEKDAALERRFQPVQVDEPTLDETVQILKGLRDRYEAHHRVTITDEAIEAAAQLSDRYINDRFLPDKAIDLIDEAGSKVRLRSYTIPPNLKELEQKLENVRKEKDAAVQSQEFETAASLRDSEQKLREELDKTKNDWKEKQGKTDTKVVMEDIAAVVSTWTGVPVVKLTKQESERLLNMEEILHSRVIGQSEAVNAVSKAIRRARAGLKDPKRPIGSFIFLGPTGVGKTELARALAEAMFEDEDSMIRIDMSEYMEKHSTSRLVGSPPGYVGHEDGGQLTEKVRTNPYSVILLDEIEKAHPEVFNILLQVLEDGRLTDSKGRVVDFRNTVLIMTSNVGADQLRTNKYVGFTLEEEGQEYKDMKDKVISELKKAFRPEFLNRIDETIVFHSLEEKHMTKIVSLMVNQLQKRLKDQEIEFTLTDKALEKIAKDGFEPEYGARPLRRSIQKNVEDLLSEELLKETISKNEKVKIGLNNKGEFIVLPK